One Misgurnus anguillicaudatus chromosome 5, ASM2758022v2, whole genome shotgun sequence genomic window, GAACAAACCATATTCAATTCGGGGGTCCCACTATTGAATctgactgaaaaaaaaacatagaacAATAGTAAGCAGACGTTTATGAAATTAGACGTCTGACAAACCTTAAtcttgaattaaaaaaaagatgCTGACTATTCTAAAAAGGTGAAGAAAAACAGCACACTAAAAGCATAGCCTATGTGCTCAGAACGGTAAAGGTGCTATTTAGGTTTAGAGTGTCTGCATTTTGTCCTTTACATTTTTTCcttttaatttaacacattcatgaaaTATCATATTTCACACACGCCTTTAGATATCCCGCACTAAAATGTTTAATGTATAAGCCAACATTATTCTAGACAGTGAGCgcacatttataaatatgcatgTATTCAATTAAGGGTATTATACAGGATTTCATTTGCATAAGGATTTGGGAGCTTAACATGCCTTTTCATATTTGTGCAATAAAACTTTAATATTATCGCCTGCCCTTCAATGCTGAGGGTACTTTTATTAATAGACTATCTGTCTAATACACCCCTACAAATATAAGCTAAGATTATACTGCTAAGATATTCTTAATAGGTCACAATCTCTGTGGCAAATTGTTATACATCACTGATATATTTGTCACTCTACATGCAGCTGCACCTGTTTCTTTCGTGGCAGCTCAGATCAGTCCGTATTTTTAGAACGGAACGCATTTccgttgtttttcattttaataacCTAAATGTTTTTGTCAGTTTATACATTTCCAGCATATTTCAGTCGTTTTTGATCATAGGAATTCCTATTCGCAGTATTGGCAACCACGCAGGATAGTGGGGGCATCCTGCTGTTTTCCCTTGCATGTCCATCTATTAATCCTCCATTATGcagatgtattttttatttataacaaaCGTGCAGAATTTGGCAAAACGTCACTCAGGAATAGTCTATAATTACGGTTTTAACccattaatatattttttctcttaaaCGTTTTGATTGACCCAAGTCATCCAGTACAAATTTTGGGAATTTCCTTTTATTTTTCATACACTCATCCACATATTAGGTAgtgacaattttttaaaatacagtagCTACTATACAGCTCTACACCTTATTATGCACATAAACAAGGTGGCATTTCTAATGAGCGCCTGTTACTTTATTTAGACTCGTGGTCTTGTCATAAAGCCAGGTGTCTGTTTATGTCACAGAGCTGATAATGTGTCACaattaattttgatatttaaacATGCAGGCGTTTTTGGagaattaaatatataaaaaaattcaagtaTTTACCTAGCGAGCTCTTCCCTGAacctttttaaaaattttaaggtGCAATATTTTAAGGGCAGCGTTTAGGTCTTGTAGTTATTACTGTTAAATGTACACGTGCAAAATGTTCATAAAGGTATTGGAAATAAATTAAAgagattttcagattttttgtttttaattttttatgtgcAAGTCGCCAAATGTGTCTCTGAGCATCAACGCAATGGGAAAACCGATAGCATCCTATCCGATCTTTAAAAGCTTATTCTgtaaatcttttttatttaatattaaacatttaacagAATTGCAAACGTTTCATCATTTTGTGAAACCTCAGCTCACTGAGAAGTCCCTGTTCATTTCAAATAGCATTAAAGTCAGTTCCTTAGAGAGTATAAATGCTGTGTTAACTCTGCCCATAGTGCCACTCAAAAATCAATTGATCATTTTTAGGCGAACAATCATGACTATTTCTTTACACGAGTCACGTGGGGCCTCCGTTCCTCCCACTGGCTTTTTCCTGAGGTCTGCTGCTCTCCAGGGCCCGAAATTAATACTGACTCGCCAATTAAGTTCAGAGCGCCAATTAAAAGTGCATTATGAATTcttacattaaaaacaaaagtaaacaaaacaataaaaagaaaaaaataagagtaattGAAAGCAAAACTGAAGGCTTAATAATGTTAAACTTTATATAAACGCATAATTTAAAGTAACGTTTAATTTTCGTAAACTTTGATAAGTCTGTTAATTTACCATCCTTCTTTAACCACTGACAGATCTCACTCTTTGCGTAGTTGGAATCACCACCTATTATGTTGGATGCATGCAAaggtaaaataaatatatgggCTATTGGGATTTGGAAGCAGTGGCTCACAGCAGTCCATATGAAGTACAAAAGAGTACGgccattaataataaatgaccCAAGATATTCATTGTGAGGGTTGTCTCTGCTTTCCAAACACCCACATCATGGagatttttaaagaaagacaagagagaaaagaaagacgttaaacattaataaatcagcgaatgcattttaagatatttgGTCAATATAACTGTTCTTACATTTTACAGAATGTCTGCAAAAAGacgtacatttttaaaaagtcattgagcTGGTGGCCTGGAAAATACCCAAAATATGAGGTAATCCATgtacattaaaatatatattttttatttttaaacttttgtatAAGATTTTCAAACCTTATCAtttaaataggacaaaaatgTGTTAGATTTAAAAAACAGCTATCTCTCTGACGTTAATTGGACTTCTCAGTCATTTCTGTAAAAGTAAATTGAATGCTGTCAGGAGTGTGAAGTATATTCCGCTCTTCTTTTGTTTCACTCAGTCACAAGGGTCTGACCGGGGGTCTGCCCGGGTCTGGTGCCGTATTATACCCGAGCAGCTTGTCTGCTGAAACAGATCAATCCGAAGACCAATCAGCCTAGTACTTTAAAAGAAGAGATTTTTTTATCGTCACATTGCATCTGCATCGTTTTTATGAAGTCACACTTCATCTGAATCGCTACAAGTTAAACAGTCAAAGATAAGATGTTTAACATCAACAATCGATAAAGAAAAGCGATTTAGATTCACAGACGAATGAAAAGTGAATTAATTACTTTCAATGCATTTACAATGTCTAtacaaacaaattaatttacaaTCATGTAatcaacatttacaaaaaaaatatttgtgtctAAAGaagtaattattttttaaatatgacggcattaatacataaatgtgtattttagGAAGTCTGGAGTTACCATGACATTTCAGTCCAGTTGACAAAAATCTCCGCAACAATTCGATACCCGAGTCTATCAGGAGTTCGAACAGCCAATAATCACGAATGAAACGGCGTGACGTAAAAGTCCCGGTAGAAAAGGCGCGTTGGGTTTGCGTGCGTTTGGAGAGGGAAGAGCACAGGGAGGTTGGATCAGCCTATACCTCACTGCCTCACTGGATTATACAAACCAAAAGTGTCCTCAACTCCACCTCCTCCTCAATTACCTACACGCTGAGGTTACTGCATGCTGGACGAACAACAACAGAAAATACAACATACGACATCTCATTTATTAAAACCATTGAGTTAGTAGCGTTTCCTGCGCATCCAAGCTGAAGCCTGCTGAAGTTGGACGCTTTGCGCGCGCGCGTCATAACAAACTGTCGTGAAGGAACTGAAGAGACGAGAATGAATATATAATCACTTACACGATCTCTATCGTCATTTAGTCGTTTCCCAGGCATTTCGggattatattttttttattcttcgGTGATGCAACGTCGGATTTTTTCCTGTGTGGCAACAGACCAAGACTGATTTCTGACGAGACAAGAGAAGATTGAAAAACTATTGAGATCTAACACTGACAAATGCATGTCCTAAATGTGGTAACAGAAAGTTACTCACGAAGAAATAGGAGGGTCCAGTGTTGCACATGTAGAGGGGGCATCAGTAGCTGGTATGTGCTCAAAGCTCTGGAATGCTCACATAGGTTACAACACCAATACTATCTCTACCTGCTGCATGTTTTGCGCTCTGAGAAATTATTGCATTCAATGCATCCGGAGCTGACAGTCTTGATAAACGAATAACGATTAGCTCGATCAGATCCTCCAAACGGGATTTCTTTAATGAAAGAGAGAGGTCATATGAACTGCACAGACCTAGAAGTGCGTCTCACGGAAATCTTGGGTTGCAGATCTGACGGAAGCACGTGCTATTCGGTCTCATCTGCGGCAACGATGCTTTTCCACGGTTTGCCTGGAGGCGAGATGCATGGTGTTATGGAAGAAATGGAGCGAAGAGGAAAGAGCGATTCGGCGACTATCAGCTCGGCCATAGATATGGGGGAAACAGAGACGGTAGGAGAAAGCCATGCCTCTCGCTCCAGGCGCTTGCCTGAAAATTCTGATAGCCCATGTTAACTGAACCGTTATTCAGACAGTGATATAGAGGCTCAGAGACGTGATTTCGATCTTGTTTATTGAAACAAACTTCAAACTTTTGTGAAGCCAAAATTACAGGCCTGTTATTCAATGCATTGCTTGTGGTCTTTTGTCACGGCTGTATTCCAAATAGTCAAATAAACCTACGAGATACGATAAATGCATTCGATTCGTTTTAAGTTTGTTCTTGCGACAAAAAGTCTTATTTAATTTTGACAATAAAAgattttacaaaaacatttaaaagtaaattaattTGACATTAGCGACCTGAAAagtatttaattttaaacattgacagcGAGTAAATGTTAGTTGCAAACTATTTTAGTTGCTTTTACTGATTGTATTATTCTATGAAAAATATCGTTTGTTAAAATACACATCATATCAGTAAATTTAAGTTTTGCTATTTTTGCTGCACAAACAATAtgagttttataaataaatgtgaagcTCAATAATGAAACCTTACTATCATTTTAAAATTGACATTCTGTGTTTTAATTTATCTACAAAGTAGAATTAATTACAATGAGAAGGTACACACAAAAAATAGAACTTAAACTTAACAAATTGACATCTTTTTGAGTCTTAATGTTTGTTAGTAACTATAAAATATAATGCTAAACCTTTACAGTTTATAGTCtggaaataacataaatttatcaGTTTGTTTGGCAGCTGTGATGCTTAAGGATGATTAACAGTTTAATTTATACTGCAGCCCAAAATGcagacaatggtaaaaaaaacattaataaaggACCGCGGGCGATTTGCGTTCAGAGTTCTTTAAATgtctttcttattttattttttaaactatgttaaattgtattattgcaaatatatttatatttgtcatttcatattaaatatcaatattttattGAACGAAAAAGTAGTTAAAATTTCTATTCTTATACAGTCCACTGTTGCTCAAGCACATGGATTGTGAATTAGATATTACACCACCCCATTCTGAACATTAGTGATaaacactaatattttttttaaataagattttatttaaattagtgTTTGGGCTAAACCAAGTATTGCACCTATACTcacttcaaatatttatttgttactAATTCCCATGCATTTGTATAACAGAAATGAGTGCTGGAGTAAAATAGTGTTTGTGTGAGACTTGTGTTTGGGTTTAGGTCTTTACTGAGTCCATGTGTATTTCTGCAGAATATGCCCTCCATCAGCGGGGATCGGGTGGCTTTGTGTGCGGGCTGTGGAGGAAAGATCTCGGATCGCTATTACCTGCTCGCCGTGGATAAACAGTGGCACATGCGCTGTCTGAAGTGCTGTGAGTGTAAACTAAACCTGGAGTCTGAGCTCACCTGCTTCAGCAAAGATGGAAGCATCTACTGCAAAGAGGATTATTACAGGTGTGCAAAACACACATCCAGGTGCATGACCTCAAGAGCTGTACTGAAGTAGGCTATAGCTGATCGTTTTGTTAAAATACCGCAATAACTCGTGTTGTTTGACAATTTAATACATTCATTATCGACATTATTTGTTTGCCAAACGTATTTCATTTGTATAAATATAATCTATTAAACtaagaaaacaaaacataaatgcaTAACATAATTCTTGTAGTTTATTATTTGGACGCCAAATTATACAATTTAACGAATTAAACGATCTGTTCGAAAAAAGAAAAGCATTATTTATAGAAAAACTACCGTGTTTAATGTTGAGTTGGTATTTTTCTGAACCTACAGTGCTTTTGTATGCCATTATATCATTTATAAATCAAGTAAGGCCCATTAAGATAATCATATAAGTACACGTTTAACCCATTACCATTTTCAATTAGACTATGGCACGTGACAGTCTCAATTGTAGGTTATTTAGTCATTATTGGAGACATAATTATTGACGACACTGAATGAGCTAATGCATCATGCACGTCAGAATATTTACATAGGGCCAGATATCAAAACACTGCACGTGCATTCGATCATTTCCCATCAACAATAGTCAGTAtttatttatgcaaagcatttaatgtgttgtatTCACGTTCGGTTTTGAAGTGTGCTGAAGGGTCACAATTGCTCTGTTCTCCCGCAGAAGGTTTTCGGTGCAGAGATGTGCCCGGTGCCACCTCGGGATCTCGGCCTCGGAAATGGTCATGAGGGCCAGGGATTTGGTGTACCACTTGAACTGTTTCACCTGCACGACGTGCAACAAAATGCTGACGACTGGGGACCACTTCGGCATGAAAGACAGTCTAGTGTACTGCAGGCTACACTTTGAAACGCTCATCCAGGGAGACTTCCCCACGCATTTCAATCACACGGATGTAACGCCTAATAAAGGACTGGGCAGCACGGGACCTCTAGGACTTTCTTATTATAACGGCGTGAACACGGTACAGAAGGGCCGACCGAGAAAGAGAAAGAGCCCGGGGCCCGGAGCAGACTTAGCGGCGTACAACGCAGGTAAGAACCTCACATCCTGTTTTTGGATTTCCTATCTGAAATGCCTGTTATTGAGTCAACCATAAATCGACCCTCACAACTTTTGCTTAAGAACACATGGCAATGTTTTCGTTGGTATTGTTGATAGTTATTTGCTTACTGTACTTTTAAGCGTTCTGcgatattttaatattttaggtTAAATAAACTAAAGTTTTATTGACTTTGAAGGGCAAGACAAAATATATATGCTACTTTCACCGCCAAAGCAGAAAGTTGTTTTTAGACTGTTATGAGATAATTACATGAATAATTGAATGTGGCATCGATTTAATAAACTGACATCTAATCACCTCAGgctaataaaaacatgaatatGATTTTAATCAGCTCTTTTAAATAATAtacttaacaaaaaaattaaataaaatcaggCTTAAATAGGCGAatcatttaaaagtatttaagtTTACTAAAACAAGacgtattattattttattaaggACTTTTAATTACTCTATTTGCTATATTTTTCTTTATGTCTTATCCATTGTTACATGTAGGGCGATTTAGCCTTATCCTTATAAAATAacgtaaaaaaacaacaaatatgtgTTTAAAGTTATTTTACGTTAATCTCCGTTATTTTCTTGAGgtatttgtaatgtaaataaaactgCACGAATAATGCGCTATGGTTCACTTATTTAAGACAATCCATACACATCACAGATTTCTGCCAAACACTTGAGTTTGTGTTGAACAACGTGACTCATTCGCTCGGGCATTTCGGGCCCCTCAGCGGGGCATTTGGGCCCCTGCTCGAGGACCAAACAGAGGAATGATGACGACTACAGGGGCTGACAAGTGGAAAATAGCTTAGATGCTAGTCGAGACTTTCAGAAGATTAAACAGAAAAGAAagtagaaaagaaagaaagaacgaaaaaaagaaaaagaaagagggAGGGATGATGTGtgtgtcagagagagagagagtgtgtatgtgagtgAGAGAGTGAGAAAGAGAGCACGTGAAACTTTTCCAAGCAGACTAACAAATTAATTTACCATTACTTTACCATTACTCTTAATGTTTCTTCATGTGCTATAAAAAGATCAGAAATTGTTTTGGTTTAAAGATATAGTCGTTTAATTTTTTGAAGTGACATATAGAAAATCTATGTTCAAGTCTGACTTGAATAAAGCGAGAAGCAAATTAGATTTCTTATTTCCGAcgaaaatataatttaaacgttttaaaatgcaaacatCGTTTCTGAGATCGTCAAGTTATTTTGTGTCAGAAactctaaatataaaatgtatattattatttttatattgttgttgtatttttgagtgGTAATTTCGCAGGAAAACATGTAATGTTGTTGCTTTTATTACTTTTATTACACGCGAACTTTGGTATTTTTGTTAACGCTGTTTTCTTGGATCTTTCGTTTGTTACAGTTAATCATTAAATTGTGGATTACCTCTTATTACATAGATTAAAAACGAAAAGTTAAAAGgtacttaaaaaaacaaaatcagaTCAACTATTCACAACCATATAACAATACCGAAGTGTTATAGagtgaatgaactataaagtcTCTCTCTGCTTTCAGATCATTGCTGCCCCCATCAGATCACACTATAAACAAcagcacaaataaaataaaaaaccttgaaaaatgataaacaataaaaaGATTCAATAATAGAGTTAACACGTGCAGATGAATAATTCTGTGTTAGAGATAATTGTTTTTGACATCTATCATAGTAAAGGTAACAGTATTTCTCAATGACCATATTTCTGTCAGGAGGAAACATTTGTTCACCATGTGTAGCGTTGTAAGCCTTCAAGGTTAATTATCTGAAGTGTTGATCAGACGATTTTCAATGACTAATATTTGTAGTTGTCAGAGAAAACATAATTTCGAACTGTCATGCGTCTAGCAACACATAAACTTCTGCCAAGAATGTGGAACTGGCGCAAACACATTTCTGACACATTGAGAAGGCCCTATCTCCTAAACACTCGTGCCCAACGATGAATGCTGTGGGCTATTTTACAATAAATTCAACAGTCATTTTATAAACAGAAAGATTCATATGTCCATTTGCAGGGGGCATTTTGCACTGCTCTGAAATGGCCAAATATTTTAGTGCTATAAGGATACTCAAGGAAAGGATGTTTTTTGAatgtagaaaaaaaatgaagttcacattttaaaagtgaaaataatCAGATTGGTATGatgcaaaacaaatatttcataaagcTTATACTGCTGAATAAGAacatgggtaacactttacaataaggctGTATTTGTTAccattagtaaatgcataaaCTAGTTTTTCCAGCTTTTATTAAacttaatgttagttaatgccaatacaattgttcatgttagttcattgaacattaacaaatatttagaGATACAACTTTTGATCTTAAAAATGAATTAGCAAAATTACCATGAattaagatgaataaatgctgtagaagtattgttcattgttagttcatgttagggAATACGAATTACATTACAAATACAACCATATTGTAGTTACAAGAATATGTTTATTGTGTTCAgaatcagatttttttctttctaaagaaagaaaaacacaatATGATTTAAGGCCACATCATAGTGCAGATTATTATATATGCAGTAACTTGCCAACACAGCAACATCATTGTGCTCCGGCTTTTTTGTTATTCAGCCTAAATTCAAGACTAAATGCATTTCTGGATTGCCATAAAGACACAGCAAAATACGAGGGGAGAACACCTCCAGACCGTTTCATTATATGATGAAACACTGAGCCATCTGACTCTCACGCTGTATTTTTATTGTTAGCTCAATAAAGAAACTTACTAGAAACCCATTAAATTACAACTGCATATGATTCTCCATTGATGCATTAAAAACATGAACCAAAATGTTTtcaatgcataaataaatagaaagcatatttattttgtagCTAATGTCTACTTAATGTGTTTCAATTCAAACAGCTTTGAGCTGCAATGAGAATGATGGAGATCCAATGGACAGAGACTCTCAATACAGCACCAACCAGAAGACCAAACGCATGAGAACCTCTTTTAAACACCATCAGCTAAGGACCATGAAGTCTTATTTCGCCATAAATCACAATCCTGATGCCAAGGACCTGAAGCAGTTGGCCCAGAAAACAGGACTAACCAAGCGTGTGCTACAGGTCAGAAATCTCCTTCCAATTAGCAAAATGGTTTTGGCTTGCTGCTATAAATGTAATCTTGCAACAAGCTTGAGATGTTAACGTTATGTTTTCATATTCATCTACATCATTTTGTCAAAAACAGTTCGGTGTATCACTATAGCTACACTTTCCTGCAGTGCAAATACAGAAAAGTGTTCTGTATTAAGCGCCAACTTAAGAGGAATCAAAATTGTaaccaaatataatttatatgcATGACAGTCACATTCAGTCTTAATGCATTGATATTCAAAGGAGGAATGTAAAAAGAGATACAGAGAGAAATCTGAATGAattacataaaaacattaaattaaattaaacactaaataaatgctgggttgtttaacccAGCTGCTAGGTTATGAGtggaaacaacccagcagttgggtcattttaacccagcagtgtgttctgtccaatagtgacccaaccctgggttaaaacaacccaacactTTTAAGACTGTAGACATGCactgatatatcggccaataattGGTATCGgtcgataaaagcaatttttcttACTATCGGCcgatagtaaaaaaaaaacatggccgatatatcctctcatcactagtttaatgttcaatattaatggtcattatgtGAATGAGTAACATTCAGAAAATATAGTCTTCAGAATTTCAATGCAAgttaatatgtaaggaataattgacgacgggccattgaattataagaaaataatgcacaccaaggtggtaatgcggcacgacgcgaggcggagtgccgttacaccgcaggtgtgcattattttcttatagtTCAagggactggagtcaattattccgcttataccacggttaccacaaacattgctctggtgcctatttttaagacatttgacaagttaggtgtgcgatttacagaaaaataatcaacacccaaagaacatttctcagccaatcagaatgcagcattcaacagacccgtggtataaaaccaccaaactatcggtatcggcagatgtCACTCTGAATAATCAGCTATCAGTGGAAAAATTGTAATATTGTTGCATCTCTTCTGTAAATAAAGTTTGCAATTTAGATCAAATCTGCAAATAATAAGCTCATATGTTTGTCAGCCATTATCAAAACCAGGAAAAACTAAACGCAGTTGGCTTGTAAATGCTCCGGCACAGCAATCAGGGGACCAAAGACAACAAAAACGAAAtagagaaaatatatttacgAGCAGAAACCAAGAATGCAATCTCAAAGCGTTAATTATCATTGCCGAAAAACAAAGCCGTCACGAAGCTTTGATGAGACAAATGTCTGTCCCCTGTGTATCACAACATTTTCACACGTTTCTCTCCTTTATGGATTCAACTCTAACCAGCGCTATTATGTCACATCTTCCTGCAATACAGGTCTGGTTCCAGAACGCTCGGGCCAAGTTCAGAAGGAACCTTCTCCGTCAGGAGAACACAGGTGTGGACAAGGCCTCGGACGGGTCGACCCTGCCTGGAGGAACACCCTCTGGACCTGCCTCAGAGATTTCCAATGCCTCCATGAGTCCGTCAAGTACCCCCACCACCCTTACAGACCTTACGAACCCAACCATGCCAACCGTCACATCTGTACTGACCTCTGTGCCAGGCAGCCTGGACGTTCACGAATGCCGAAGTCCCTCGCAAAGCACGTTGACCAGCCTTTTCTGATGATGATCATTCAGAGGACACGCGAGCACACAGACACCTGCTTCCTGTGAAGTCCGGTCATGGATGCAACCAGGGTTCGGCTCCGATTCACAGAGGAACCTCTTTTCAATTCAAGTGGATCAATCCACTGAAATAAGAAATGCAGCATTACGTTAGCACTGATCGTCCTTTTGAAGCATCATTTCATTACTCCATTTCATTGTGATAGTCATTCATCAACAACCTACTGTcattaaaaaacatcaaaaccGATCTACCTGGGCATCTTTTGTAGAGGCCAGTGATGTGGCCAATGGAAGTCAAAAGATTTTACGAGGACTCggaaagagacactcacgtttgGCCGTGAGCCGCTTTAGAGTATTGAATCTTGGGGAAGACTCAAGTCTCACTGACAGATCTGTTGATCATTTTCAATTCTTTGAAACTATTAAAGAGACTGGATtcgcatttaatttaatttgtccCCCAGCAATGTTTACAGAAAGAGACTGAGACTGCAGCTGATGGGAACTGATTCAACCATCAACCTCTTATTTATGTTCACACACAGGGGTCTGTGTGAGGAAGCCGGATTACAATGTGAATAATGATGAGATAAGTGTAAACAGCAAACGATAGCCTGACTGTCATGTGCCTTAAATCCTGCAATGTAGTCACTGAAGCCCTGTTAGCATCGCTCAAAGAAATGCATAGAAAACGTGTATTTTAATTTGTTGAATGAAAACGATAATTCAGCGTCAACGCGCGCGCGAGAAGCAGAGTTTGTGTACGTCCATATATTCTCATTCCAACATATTACCTCACTCTGACATCACTGGATACGAAGCAGTACATACGAAACGGGACGGCACGTTTCGATCTCCCGAGACGACTAAATGCACTGAT contains:
- the lhx2b gene encoding LIM/homeobox protein Lhx2b isoform X1, translated to MKERGHMNCTDLEVRLTEILGCRSDGSTCYSVSSAATMLFHGLPGGEMHGVMEEMERRGKSDSATISSAIDMGETETNMPSISGDRVALCAGCGGKISDRYYLLAVDKQWHMRCLKCCECKLNLESELTCFSKDGSIYCKEDYYRRFSVQRCARCHLGISASEMVMRARDLVYHLNCFTCTTCNKMLTTGDHFGMKDSLVYCRLHFETLIQGDFPTHFNHTDVTPNKGLGSTGPLGLSYYNGVNTVQKGRPRKRKSPGPGADLAAYNAALSCNENDGDPMDRDSQYSTNQKTKRMRTSFKHHQLRTMKSYFAINHNPDAKDLKQLAQKTGLTKRVLQVWFQNARAKFRRNLLRQENTGVDKASDGSTLPGGTPSGPASEISNASMSPSSTPTTLTDLTNPTMPTVTSVLTSVPGSLDVHECRSPSQSTLTSLF
- the lhx2b gene encoding LIM/homeobox protein Lhx2b isoform X2; amino-acid sequence: MKERGHMNCTDLEVRLTEILGCRSDGSTCYSVSSAATMLFHGLPGGEMHGVMEEMERRGKSDSATISSAIDMGETETNMPSISGDRVALCAGCGGKISDRYYLLAVDKQWHMRCLKCCECKLNLESELTCFSKDGSIYCKEDYYRFSVQRCARCHLGISASEMVMRARDLVYHLNCFTCTTCNKMLTTGDHFGMKDSLVYCRLHFETLIQGDFPTHFNHTDVTPNKGLGSTGPLGLSYYNGVNTVQKGRPRKRKSPGPGADLAAYNAALSCNENDGDPMDRDSQYSTNQKTKRMRTSFKHHQLRTMKSYFAINHNPDAKDLKQLAQKTGLTKRVLQVWFQNARAKFRRNLLRQENTGVDKASDGSTLPGGTPSGPASEISNASMSPSSTPTTLTDLTNPTMPTVTSVLTSVPGSLDVHECRSPSQSTLTSLF
- the lhx2b gene encoding LIM/homeobox protein Lhx2b isoform X3, with the protein product MLFHGLPGGEMHGVMEEMERRGKSDSATISSAIDMGETETNMPSISGDRVALCAGCGGKISDRYYLLAVDKQWHMRCLKCCECKLNLESELTCFSKDGSIYCKEDYYRRFSVQRCARCHLGISASEMVMRARDLVYHLNCFTCTTCNKMLTTGDHFGMKDSLVYCRLHFETLIQGDFPTHFNHTDVTPNKGLGSTGPLGLSYYNGVNTVQKGRPRKRKSPGPGADLAAYNAALSCNENDGDPMDRDSQYSTNQKTKRMRTSFKHHQLRTMKSYFAINHNPDAKDLKQLAQKTGLTKRVLQVWFQNARAKFRRNLLRQENTGVDKASDGSTLPGGTPSGPASEISNASMSPSSTPTTLTDLTNPTMPTVTSVLTSVPGSLDVHECRSPSQSTLTSLF
- the lhx2b gene encoding LIM/homeobox protein Lhx2b isoform X4 — translated: MPSISGDRVALCAGCGGKISDRYYLLAVDKQWHMRCLKCCECKLNLESELTCFSKDGSIYCKEDYYRRFSVQRCARCHLGISASEMVMRARDLVYHLNCFTCTTCNKMLTTGDHFGMKDSLVYCRLHFETLIQGDFPTHFNHTDVTPNKGLGSTGPLGLSYYNGVNTVQKGRPRKRKSPGPGADLAAYNAALSCNENDGDPMDRDSQYSTNQKTKRMRTSFKHHQLRTMKSYFAINHNPDAKDLKQLAQKTGLTKRVLQVWFQNARAKFRRNLLRQENTGVDKASDGSTLPGGTPSGPASEISNASMSPSSTPTTLTDLTNPTMPTVTSVLTSVPGSLDVHECRSPSQSTLTSLF